The Glycine max cultivar Williams 82 chromosome 17, Glycine_max_v4.0, whole genome shotgun sequence genome contains the following window.
ATTGCATGATTGAACACAACACGTACAACATTAGGAACAAAAGAGATGGGGAAAGTGAAAAAGTTGATTAGTGAACCTTGGTGTTGGGTGTGTGCGCTGGAGAATCTTAGAGGAAGCAAAATGAAAACTAGGAGAAAGGTAGTGGACCTTGCCGACACCATTATTGCGAAGGGAATAACAAGTAATTAAGGGTATGTCGTTGAACAAAAAGAGGAGAGGAATCGTGAGAAAGAGAAGTGGGTCTTTCTTTATAGGGTCCAAATTTGAACCCATGTCAAAACTTGCCAGCTTCTAGCTCTTGGCGCTTtatgaacaaattaattaaagaatgaatatttttattgtcaatatttAATATTGAGGGTTTCACAGTCTTTGCTTGGGAAAAGTAATTAGCGATAGTAGCGAGAACAATGTTGTTGAAAACGGTTTTGTTTGTAGGAGTGAAGTCAAAGTGTTTGAAGAAAAAGGTGTATGATCGCGTGAAATGGAAGATACGAGTTGTTCAGCGCTTGTCGGCCGTCATGCATTTGCAACGGGGAAAACTTGTTTGGTCCTTCTTCCATGACGCTGCAGTTCCTATGAAACTAATACTTCATTTACCTTTTTCCATCTTTGTCTGTACTTTGAAAACGCATTTTAGCTCATTCACCTAACAAACACGCACCTAAGGTTTTgttcatattaatattataagaagaTGTTGATCAATGTCCTTAGCTAtggttaacaaattaaaaagagaatCTTTTTTATTAGAACACTCAAAATTAAgttgttcataatttttttttgttattttatgatttttataataaatattttttgtacaaTTAAAGAGTGATCTTAGGTTAAACTTCAAAAATTACTAACTGAAAGCGAGTGGGGATGGGAGAAATAAATTGGGGCGCGCTTTGTGGTGAAGGTGCATAggagtataaaataataaaggtaGTTAGTATAGACTTACAGTTGTATCTCATTCTTGGGGTTCTGAGAAAGGAACAACCCATACATGTAGCTTTAGGCCTAGTCCCATTTTGACCGAGATTAGAGGGTACTTCGAAACAAGTGTTTTGGTTTGACCATTACGATTAGCGAGTAATAATGTTATAATTAGAAACTTAGAGGAcagtatttaatttattcaaaatataactagTAGTACAACTGTTTAAGAAATGCCATCACGTTTTGGTGATAGTAAAAGtttcattattaaattaattaaataccatagctatttatgttattttatccttattaacttttttttttatcaagaaaaaatacattgaaaacaaacacaaaactaAGAACAACGACTAAACGTGGTGTCTATGGCATCCACAAAAATCAAATGAGTCAATCTGTGATGTATTTCCTTCACGAAGAGTATGTTGAAGGGTGACGTTTTTAGCTTGGGCAATGAGAGCTTCAATGACATTTAAATTCTCATTTCTTCACGTGTAACTTGaataatatatttctatttagGTTTTTATTCATACCAAACCAAACATTTAGATCAAATCATATTAGGAACcttaattattacatttatttCTGCCTAGTTGTCGCCCGATAAGTATATCCATACTTCTTCACAAACTCATGAAGTTCAAACCAGACCAAATGTTCGTGGTTGTCACATTACTTTCGCAATGACAATGTTCCCTTTTTACTTGGCTAGATTTCCCATACGCGTGGACTTAACaggtttatttaattaaatagtagtaatatttttaaaacaaaaataaatgtttagtttaataaaagtttaattattcatttgattcttataaattataattataaaaaaaatcttttactttCTATACTTAAAATGTTCtcttttgataatatttttttaattcttaaatatattattttaatttcttttagttGCTTTAaggatcaaataaataattaaacctttAACAAATAAGAAGCTAACCTATATACGTTAAGTAAATTATTACCAGTATCTCTTACTAAATTGTCAAAACCATTTATAATCCTAATTCCAAGCAtcaattttcatcatttttgaaGAACATATATGTTGTTGTTCCCTCTCTACATACAGTATCATTTATGTGCTGTGAAGCAACATCTCATGCTTATTTCACGGGCTACTATGTTGTTGTTTATATGGATTTAAtggtcaagaatcaagatttcaGCTTTCTTCCTTCACCTTCTCGTGGCCCATAAGTCAAGTTTTATTCCTGTTTTGTTCCTTTATCCAAGATGCACGTGGGGTGGCCAAGGTCTCGCATTAAGGTATTGGTATGCTCGAATATACTTTAGCATCAACTtaacttcattttattttgaaatttaaatttaaaaattaaaaataaaaaacttccaTCCACCCAAATCCTTACAAATTTAAGGCTTACTCAATTTTTTACTAACTATTGTTCTCACTTCATAATTATATGTGTTTTGTATCacctctttttgttttcatttgtcatctttttcttttagcgatagttttccttctttctcttaACTACCATTAATTATTGAAGACATTTTAGTTAGgatataacaatattttatattaatgaaagtagtatttcttaatttatagaCATTAACTTTgaacataataatttttaaacaataagaGTAAACGGGAGAAAAGTTGGTGGCAACAAGATTAACAATGGCCGAGATACATCGAATAGGATATGGCTTTGTGGGGTGAAACATGGGGTAAAGCCCACAGATTCCTTAATATGACGGCGAATTACAAGGGGTTGAGCTTTCCATGGGGTAAAAACAACTTCTGGGTTGGAATAACGCTACCTAGAACAATTTCTGATTCATTTGTTATGTTGGTATGACTTAGAAGTTAGAACTTCAAATTACATGAagtgaataaaagaaaatgacatCACCGTTAAGAGGGAGGAAGAACTGAAATAGAGTGAAGAAGTGTTATTTTCATTTGTTCAAATTAGGTGTTTCAGAGCACAAATTTTTGCAATCCGTATGCGTAAGATCCATAACAAATGTAAATAAGACTCAGTAATTATGTGGTGCAGGAAGTAAAGGCTGCATCGGCCAACTTTGAGTATTGGATAAGGAAGGCCAACCTTTAAAATTATGGGGCGTGCAAGAAATAATTATGTAGTGCAGGAAGTAACGGCCGCATTTCCGCCCACTAGAGTAGTTTAGCGACGGCCCATACCACTGTACCAgagccacttccaatgaaaccAAAAGTGTTTTATTTTACGGTGCCAAACATCTTTTTTGggtaattaaaattgaaatctcagcaaaaaaatctttacataaatgaaaaaattaattaagaattcaaattttgtaaacaaTATAAAAGTAAGTACTAAATACTAAAGTACTTGTTATCAAGAGAAAGATAGCATAACAGaaaatacattataattttttcttcatcatAAAAAGTAAAGTAtctatcaatttttattattgataagtaatttttgttaaaaaatcaaattgacaaTATTTAGTAGTatatttcctcttttttttttattgataaaacttaCATCCTATATCTTTCTTATGGGAAATTCATGTAATTAcatctaaaaattataattttaaatttattgataatataaaaaatgcttAAATATGTTAGTGCTTCatgaaatatacttgaattttttttttcatccttgataaaaaaaaattcatttttgctCTCTAATATTTCCAAAATTTTGGTTTATGTCCTTGCTATTAATTAGGTTTGTTAATGGCTAATGTATTTGTTAGTTTGACATGTTGGTTGCCTAGTGTTTTGCCACATTGGATTAAATGTGTCACATAAGTGAAGATAATGGCATGTTGAGTGCTGTTTGGTTCAAATCTAATGACAGTTGTGGTGTTTGGTTCAAATATGAGTAAAGATAATGAGTTAGAGGTGGGTTGGACACCATGTTATAAGTGTCGCGTTGATGGCATAGTAACAGTGAATTTGTGGTTTCATGTTCATGGAAGTAAATGTGGTGATTTATTGGTTTGGGTGTATATGAAAGACAAAGAGATAACAATAAAATgagagaataattaagaagagattagggggagagagaaaaaatttctttttattttttaatctattaattattaataatcatATCATTAAATATGTCATGTTTACATGCCATATCAATGATCAAACAATCTGATTAACACAAAACATAAATACTTGATGTGTcaaattaacatatattaatattaatagttaATCAACTTTactaataacaaaaacataagttaaattttttgaaataacaaaaagtaaaaatgaagaaaaagattatcacagaaaaaaaatcagatatgtataataacatatttaagtctataaaaagtgatgtaatttatttgaaaaataattaaagtaaaagcATGAAATAAGAAACATTAAAGTGAtgctttcaaaaaagaaaaaaaaacgttaAAGTGAGACCATAACGTGCAAGTTTTTATGGATCGTAAAGCTTTTTAATATTATCCCATTCCTTTTCAGCTgaaatttatttccttttatgaaAGAAAGCAAAACCGTAAAACAGTTTTAATGTTCCGTGAACGGAAAGGAAGAAACGAATCGAAATCCTTCTCCCCATAGTGAGTTAAgtacttctttttcttattaattttcaGTCATCATTTCTCTTCTCCCGCAATAAATTGACCATTTAAATATCCGCCAATAAATACACtctcacacattttttttcttcttctcagaaTACACAATTTGTATACTTGCGTGTTTGCATTTCAATTGAGTACTAGTATAGTAGGAGTATCCACTATCCAGCACTAGAATTTAAGTATTTTCAcacaatcacaaaaaaaaaaatctccaaaATTATTACTCTCCTCGTTCCGTTATAATTGATAtatgtaagaagaaaaaattatcttaaaaaattgttattttaatttttaacataataattatttctttcatttatatttcttatgatattaatgatatatgttataaaaacaacaaaaaaaataaattaatgatgataaaaataattttgtaaatttattattttttagtctaagaaaaatattatcccataataattatttttttattttttaatgtgatattaattttttatttatattttttataatattagttatatgtataataaaagttaaaaataaattaatgatgatgagattaattttgtaaaattatttttgttatatatttattattattttttaatttatataaaatagtatAGGACAAAATTTATAACCTGatgaagaaattttatttatttatttgttaatatctttttaaaaaataattaagacaataattataatataatgagACTGGGaaagagtattttattttattttgagtaaattacacttgtaccttatgtgttttttttttaattatactcgatatctctttattttcttatattacttttactttcttttttaaggttaattaaaatatgtgagCAAAGATGAAATTAtcctaatatttttgttatatatcaGCAAATAAAATTGACCTAACATCTTTGTTAAATCCTTAATAACAAATTGACAATTAATTCTCTGAATGGACCTttctcaagataataataatattttttttaatatttgactcTTACTTTATTGTTGCTAAGATGCAGTTGTTGATTGAAAACATTATATTAAATACCTaaccattaaaaataaatatttcaaagaaaagattttaAAACACAAATGCAAGagcaaaatactaaaatttgaaacaaaatatcATATTCAGTCAAGAAGCATTGTTAGAAACACGTTCAACAAAAATGTAGTAATCAAATGACccaatatatacaaaaaatattgaactaaaaaaggaagaagaaggaagactCTTAATACATGCATACTAACCAAACACGTTCAACAAAAAACTTGATTTACGTCCAACAAAAAAGCTCGATTCACGtccaattagagaaaaaaaaatgaaatattttaaaatattttcaagttgAAAACGATGCTATGTCTTTTAAGGAATTAAGAGGGATGAGATGTGagtattttaaacataaattttctttaaaagtcATGTGATCATGcacatattttttgttgaattattaaatgatatttagGAGGGAATGAGTCTAGTTTGATGTGAACTAAATAATTAAGGAATTTTTTAGGTGTAAAAAATGAGAGATGTTAGAtgttatttagaaaaatataagagGTGTAAGTATgagaaagaaaatgatgataatttaaacataaaatttttattgaaaattatatgatCGCTTGTGCATACTTTCTGTAAAATGATCAAATGGTGttcgagaagaaaaaaatttgtaatgtgaattgaataattaatttttattttcgaaTGTGAGAAAGAAAAGATGTCGGATTCAATTTAGAAGAAACATAAGAactgttttatttatatttattgtggGGCATATGAAAGGAAGGCACTCACATTCACAACGTGTGCGTAAAGAGAGCGAGAAACGGTGTGTGGGTTCCCGGTAATCCGGAGGCGACAAGGCACGGACATCTAAATAGGGGTATTTCCTTCATTTCACTCCTCACCCTGTTGCCCCACACTTTCCATCCAACCAACAATGGCAGATGTAACCACCTACCTCCGCCACCACCCCGACTCCGACCCCAACCCCAACCCCAATCCCAACCCCAACCCCAACCCCGACGACGACCAAACCCTAATTCCCTTTCCCTATTGGGATTTGGACTTCGATTTCGACCCCGAATTCCCCTCAAACACTCTCTCCTTCACCGACCGCGAAAATCAGGTCAATTTCATCATGGATCTCTTCCACCAGAGCGTGGAGCAGTCGCAACTCACCGATCCTCTCTCCAACGACGCCGTTTTCGGCGCCATCGATGGAATCGATTTAGGTTTCCCCGCCGCTGACGACTTCTTCGTCGGACAGAGATTCTCCGTCGGATCCGACGAATCGCACACTCACCCACACACGCTCGCGGCGAACGACGACGGCGTCCTAGGGTTCTGCGCGCATTCCAACGAAAACGACGACGTTGCAAGCATCCCTCTCTGCTGGGACGCGCTTCAATTagaagaaaacaacaacaacaacaacacctaCGAGGATTTCGAGTGGGAGGAAGTGATGGACGAGAGAGACGTTATCAGCATGCTAGATGACACCGTTTCCGTTTCCCTCGGAATTGAAGAGGAAACAGaagcagcagcagcagaagaagatgcagaaTCTGAAGTCAGCATTTTGGAGTGGCAAGTTTTATTGAACTCCACCAATTTGGAAGGACCGAATTCGGAGCCTTATTTCGGAGATAGCGAGGATTTCGTTTACACCGCGGAGTACGAAATGATGTTCGGGCAATTCAACGACAATGCATTTAATGGGAAACCTCCGGCCTCCGCCTCCATCGTGAGGAGTCTTCCGTCGGTGGTTGTGACCGAAGCTGACGTGGCAAACGACAACAACGTGGTCGTCGTCTGCGCGGTTTGTAAAGATGAGTTTGGTGTTGGGGAAGGGGTGAAGGTGTTGCCGTGTTCGCATCGTTACCATGGGGAGTGCATTGTGCCGTGGTTGGGGATAAGGAACACTTGTCCCGTTTGTCGCTATGAGTTCCCCACTGATGATGCTGATTATGAGCGGAGGAAAGCGCAGAGATCTGTAAtgtgatgatgatggtgatgggGTTATTATTAGGGTCAGTTTTTTGACTTTCAGTAATAGGGTAATGGATGAAAACTTGAAAaagtatagattttttttttgctgccgAAGAAattgtgctttttaattttaaaaaaaattgagtctaGGGAAtgatgtttctctttgaattgtACTTTTTGGGATACATCACAGAAATGAATCATTTTTCCATCATGGAGTCTGTGTTTGTTTGTGATTTCTTCATATTCTTGTTCTTATGGATTGCTCTGCTGCTATCTTGTGTCGTTCTGGGTTACGGGCAGATTGGAACTCTGTGAAAGTGTTAGCAGGTTCCTTTGACGGATTTTATATCCTCATGTTTTGGCTGTGTTTGCATTCACATTCGATTATCTATAATTATTCAGAAATACCATTCAAGTTTGTTTTAGGTAAAGTGTTCGTAACTTGCGTGTTTAGTTCTAGATTTTGAGTCCGAAATTGATTTTGAGAAGCAGCTTTTTAATGGATATAGGGTTTAGGGTCATCTCTCATCTCATGATAAGGTCatgtttaagagaaaaaagatcatttataaattttcttagGACCAGttaataatttgataaaatattattttttctttgtgcaTGATTTAGCACTTTGGGTTTCACATGTCAATAAATCAATGACCATCTTTGTTGTGGTCTCTTTTTATCCTTTCAGCATGTAGTAAAAAGTCTTTGCTGGCTTTCTTTGTCTTCGAGGAAGAAATTTCTTATCTGGATCTTTGTTTGGCTGGACTGTGTTTTCTAGGACTTGTTATTGCAGTACTAAGGTTTTACTACTAGAGTTTCAGCTTTATGGTGTCCTTTTATAGTTAAGGACTACACAgggtgatattttaattttatttttattaccacAGGGTGAGATTTCTAGAACAATGCCTCGGCCACCGGCTgatataattaacattttctttGTGACTTAATTGTAATTCTAGTTACTAACAAACTCAAATTTGTTGCAGTTGCCTGAAGATGCAACAGTGAAAGTTGCTTGAAATTTGATACTTGTtatggaaaatattattttcattgattGAAACGTAGgtattcatttctttcttaagGGTGTTCTTGTTGAGTTTTTTGATGCAGATTCATTTGTTAGGGGGGAGTGTTCATTCTCTCTTTCAGTACGTGTTTGGAAGGGGGAGTGTTCATTCTCACTTTTAGCGTGAGtcataataaaattgattttgaatgatttttcatCTAACTCCAAAATTACCTAAAATTGTTTCATCtcagaataaattttgagttttTCTCCGATGGGAAACTAAATTCGGAGAAATTTATCTATAATCAATTTTGGATTCAGTGTTTCCAAAGTAAATCAAAACACACACTTAATGTGGGCGATTATTGTCAAGCATGCTTatgcaaattaattttaataggaAATCAAAACACACACTTAATGTGGGCCATTATTGTCTAGCGTGCTTgtgcaaattaattttaatatataatttgttacGCCGCTGTAATTAATTatctattaatttgatttacaagaaaaaaatgaactcAATAGGAGTAACAACAATAGATAAACAAGGGTCACAGTTGACATTTAATATCTATGGCTATTATTGATCTGCAGACTATTCCTTTTTTCATTATGCTGAATATTTGACAGTTTTAATTAGCTTTTTCTTGTGTATATGGCATATGATATTACCCTTGGTTTTATCTGATAACATTGAGCTATAACAAACATATGAAGAAGCCTGGTTTGCAATGCATTAACACCACCCGAAACTTTCCCAATCCATTAAGTTTTTGTGTAATGCCAGATGATTATCAGCCTGTTTGAATAGCATTAAACGCACTTTCTCCTTTAGATTATAGTAGATTAAAATGTGTACCTAAATTAATTTCAGTCCGATCAAAACGTGTTAtaatatgtaaaatttattttgataagaaACAGACATGCGAGTTCAAGATCCACAGCACATATGACGCTGGAAAGTTACTGATTTAAAACTCCACATGATAATTGTGTCAAAAGCTGGTGATTTACTATGGATGAGAATCCCTATCAAAATCTATCGTGGGCAATATTAGACTTTTGATTAGCATCTCCGCCATAGTAGCAATGAATAGGGAAGAAAAGAGCTTTGCAATTGCAAGtgaaatactttttatatacGCATCAACCTTGGGAATTCCTTGAAGACGCCAAAAATACCAATTATTTCATTTCCTTTTACCATAACATGTggcattttatttaatttaagagagaaaggaTTATATAGTATAAATTTATACAGTTATTCAATCACAATTCACTAAGATAAGTGAACTTTTCTtcagtttttaaatttagattGAAATAGATGTAGCTAAAGTTAACGCGCATTGCCATTTGTTCTTGAGtagattaaataattaagactagaaatagaaaaaagaacagCAGATTTAATCCAATATTTCACTGAATTGAGTGTGCGGCTATGCGCTTATATGGCATGATTTAATCCTCTGGCTCTTATCCAAGATAGAGAATCACTGAATTTCTTGCTTTCTATCATGTTTCAGGCATACTTAGTCAAAAAGTCAATGCCATTGCCTTCCCTGCTATTAAAGAACCTTGTCTCTCAAATTTCTTTTGTCTCTATGTCAATTATTTCCCACCATTTTTGCCGAGTAAAAGGTTATCGAACCATGATATGTTATTAATCTTGATCACATTGTATTCTTAACTCTCCTAGTATGCCGAATCAAGATGATCTACGGAACTTAACACATCCATAAATACATAAGCCAGCttaaatgccaagaaactccctTATCTGCTTGTGCTCTATCTGCATTAACTATCCAATCTATTAAAAACCTGTAAGTCCATTAGTTCCAGCTCTCTCATACTCACATGAAAAGTTGAGAAATGGAATGCAATGAAGATGATGAACTCCATGTGGCACCTTATTATGCTTCCTTAAGACAGTGCCTTCCCTATCATTCTCCAACCCAAAAACCTATCTTTACCTCAACAAACCTCCTGAACATGGAAGCTGGTGAAAGCCATACTTTGAACCATATGGATCCACCTCATGGTTTGCATCATATTCCATTTTACTGCTCCCAAAACCTTCCtagcaacagcaacaacccaaTTCAAGTCCCACTCCATAAACCCTCTCCCAACACATCATCAAACAGTAACAACAACAATTCTGATGAAGCAAAGGCTCTCCTTGATGACAGAAAGAAGAGGATGTTCTCAAACAGAGAATCTGCTCGCAGGTCGCGGATGTGAAagaagcaacaatttgaagtcCTGCAGTATCATGTGGATCATCTACAGACATTAAACCATCAACTGTCCCAAAAGATCATTTATTTGTTGGAATTTTACCAACAAATCCACCAACAGAATACTCAACTAAAAGAGAATGTTTCCTCTCTTCAGGTAGCACTCTCTGACTTGTTGGCTCCTTCTGGAAGTGCTGAGCAACCTCACCTCATCCCTAATGACTTCCTAGCCGAGCCTTTGACTCGACCAGTTGCAAGTTCCAGAACATAGCCATTTTGAGTACCATGTTATGAAGTAGAGTTACACATATATGTGCTCTAAGAGCACTTATAAGCATTTGAGTGTTGAATTTGAATCTGATGGGGAGACTTTTGGCTTGAAGCTGTTGTTGGTTTCAGTGGTGCAGACTCCATCGGAAAATTTAAAGTCCTCTAGTAATTCATTTAAAGTTGTGTCTACTCCAACGAGAGAATTACCTCGACGACTTAAAATCTCGCGTAGAAAAGTGCTGGGTCTCGAGAGCTCCGCAACATTAACCTGGCATAGCTCAAGCTCAAGCACAAGTTATATCTGGCCTGTAACAGACAGTTAGATATCAGATGGCACAGTGTACTTGTTAATATTCTCTCTGGCTCCACTAGAATCTTTATCACTGAACATGAATAAATTCCATTACCTAAAAGAACGCTGATCAGCTTTTATGGAGCTCAGCATATCTACCCCTTCATATGACTTCTTGATTGAAGCCAATCATCTCATAAAGTTTCCCATGCTTAAATTTTccctacaaaaaaattaaattatagtgtTGTTATGTTATGCCAACAAATTACTAGATTACAAAACCCAAGGACAATATCTGCGCTGATTGTTTATGAAACTAGAATGTGTTCCCTATTTATTTCATAGCTCAG
Protein-coding sequences here:
- the LOC100814798 gene encoding E3 ubiquitin-protein ligase CIP8, translating into MADVTTYLRHHPDSDPNPNPNPNPNPNPDDDQTLIPFPYWDLDFDFDPEFPSNTLSFTDRENQVNFIMDLFHQSVEQSQLTDPLSNDAVFGAIDGIDLGFPAADDFFVGQRFSVGSDESHTHPHTLAANDDGVLGFCAHSNENDDVASIPLCWDALQLEENNNNNNTYEDFEWEEVMDERDVISMLDDTVSVSLGIEEETEAAAAEEDAESEVSILEWQVLLNSTNLEGPNSEPYFGDSEDFVYTAEYEMMFGQFNDNAFNGKPPASASIVRSLPSVVVTEADVANDNNVVVVCAVCKDEFGVGEGVKVLPCSHRYHGECIVPWLGIRNTCPVCRYEFPTDDADYERRKAQRSVM